A single genomic interval of Zingiber officinale cultivar Zhangliang chromosome 4A, Zo_v1.1, whole genome shotgun sequence harbors:
- the LOC121969261 gene encoding premnaspirodiene oxygenase-like, with protein sequence MEMELQLLPPSLLLAFLFLLALKFLLKNRRSDSKLRQVLSPEPPLPPGPWRLPLVGHLHHLVGKPTHRLLRDLAAVHGPVMLLKVGQVDVVVVSSTAAAEAVVKTYDVNCANRPEVAAVRIVAYGCTDIAFSSYGPYWRQMKKVCIVEMLSARRVKSFAAVRERNILDLTRNMSTGSPVNVSEKFMTLSSNIITESSVGKIYDGFLPVVRELMETLTGFSIVDSFPSWKFLDVLTGTTSRFWQIRRRLDKIMNEIIQQHQTEKKSNLSEEDLIDVLLRIKEQGDLEIPITFDNVKACIVDMFVGGTDTTATTLEWAMSELMRNPEVMNKAQIEVREALKGKAGVEDGDVEKLSYLKMVIKETLRLHVPIPLLLPRMAKQSCEVMGFKIPEESRVLINAWAMGRDPEYWEDAESFWPERFAGIETDYKGTYLEYVPFGSGRRLCPGYQFAMATMELALAQMLLCFDWELPGGMRPEELNMEEMSGATASRKSALWLIATPRFPPPV encoded by the exons ATGGAGATGGAACTCCAACTTCTTCCCCCATCACTGTTATTAGCCTTCTTGTTCCTTCTCGCACTCAAATTCCTGCTCAAGAATCGGCGGTCGGACTCCAAACTCAGACAAGTACTCTCACCGGAGCCGCCTCTGCCTCCCGGCCCCTGGCGGCTGCCCCTCGTCGGCCACCTCCACCACCTGGTCGGCAAGCCCACCCACCGCTTGCTGCGCGACCTCGCCGCCGTCCACGGCCCCGTCATGCTCCTCAAGGTGGGCCAGGTCGACGTCGTCGTCGTCTCCTCCACTGCAGCAGCAGAGGCCGTCGTAAAAACCTACGACGTGAACTGCGCCAACCGCCCGGAGGTCGCCGCCGTCCGCATCGTCGCCTACGGCTGCACCGACATCGCTTTCTCCTCCTACGGCCCCTACTGGCGCCAGATGAAGAAGGTTTGCATCGTCGAGATGCTCAGCGCGCGCCGTGTCAAGTCCTTCGCCGCCGTAAGGGAGCGCAACATACTCGACTTGACGAGGAACATGTCCACCGGATCTCCAGTCAACGTCAGCGAAAAATTCATGACCTTGAGCAGCAACATCATCACCGAATCCTCCGTCGGCAAGATATACGACGGCTTTCTCCCGGTGGTGAGGGAGTTGATGGAAACGCTCACCGGATTCAGCATTGTCGACTCCTTCCCCTCCTGGAAATTCCTAGACGTCCTCACCGGAACAACCTCGCGGTTCTGGCAAATCCGACGACGGCTCGACAAAATCATGAATGAGATCATCCAGCAGCACCAGACGGAGAAGAAGAGCAATCTATCAGAGGAGGACTTGATCGACGTGCTTCTGAGGATTAAAGAACAGGGCGACCTGGAAATCCCCATCACATTCGACAACGTCAAAGCCTGTATAGTG GATATGTTCGTGGGAGGCACGGATACCACAGCGACGACTCTGGAATGGGCAATGTCGGAGTTGATGAGGAATCCCGAGGTGATGAACAAAGCACAGATCGAGGTGAGGGAGGCACTGAAAGGCAAGGCAGGAGTCGAAGACGGCGACGTGGAGAAGCTGAGCTACTTGAAGATGGTAATCAAGGAGACGCTGAGGCTGCACGTGCCGATCCCGCTGCTGCTGCCGAGGATGGCAAAGCAGAGCTGCGAGGTGATGGGATTCAAGATTCCGGAAGAAAGCAGAGTGCTGATCAACGCGTGGGCCATGGGGAGGGACCCGGAGTACTGGGAGGACGCGGAGAGCTTCTGGCCGGAGAGGTTCGCCGGAATTGAGACGGACTACAAGGGGACGTACCTTgagtacgtgccgttcggcagcGGGAGGAGGTTATGCCCGGGGTACCAGTTCGCCATGGCCACCATGGAACTGGCGTTGGCGCAGATGCTCCTCTGCTTCGACTGGGAGCTGCCTGGCGGGATGAGGCCGGAGGAGCTGAACATGGAGGAGATGTCTGGGGCGACGGCGTCCAGGAAGTCGGCCCTGTGGCTGATTGCTACCCCTCGATTTCCTCCGCCCGTTTGA
- the LOC121969264 gene encoding ribosome maturation protein SBDS-like: MSKTLVQPIGQKRLTNVAVVRLKKHGIRFEIACYKNKVLSWRSGVEKDLDEVLQSQTVYSNVSKGILAKSKELIAAFGTDDQSKICLEILEKGELQVAGKERESQLSSQFRDIATIVMQKTINPETHHPYTISMIERLMHEIHFAVDPNQSSKKQALEVIRELQNHFPIKRSPMRLRLVVPEKRFSTLMEKLSDWNANITSKDESGNEPSIVCELEPGLFRDCDAMMRSLQGRLEILAVSVHTEGDAHVSQYDTEEFISSSSKELDAVVQLGERLHEQEISAGDSRGQEQAKQIRCNTCDAALGDTRQYREHFKSDWHKHNLKRKTRQLPPLTAEECLADLELGDSQGDLKEYSF; encoded by the exons ATGTCGAAGACCTTGGTGCAGCCCATCGGGCAGAAGCGCCTCACGAACGTGGCAGTCGTCCGCCTCAAGAAGCACGGAATAAGGTTCGAGATCGCCTGCTACAAGAACAAGGTCCTTTCGTGGCGATCAGGAGT GGAGAAGGATTTGGATGAAGTGTTGCAATCACAAACAGTTTATTCAAATGTCTCAAAAGGAATTCTTGCGAAGTCAAAAGAACTGATTGCAGCATTTGGTACCGATGATCAGTCAAAAATATGTTTGGAG ATCTTGGAAAAAGGAGAGCTTCAAGTTGCTGGGAAGGAGAGAGAATCTCAGTTATCTAGTCAGTTCCGGGATATTGCAACTATTGTGATGCAGAAAACGATCAACCCTGAAACTCATCATCCCTATACAATTAGCATGATTGAGCGACTTATGCATGAGATTCATTTTGCAGTGGATCCAAATCAAAGCTCAAAAAAGCAG GCATTGGAAGTTATTAGGGAGCTTCAGAACCATTTCCCTATCAAAAGATCCCCCATGAGATTGCGTCTTGTTGTACCAGAGAAAAGGTTTTCTACTCTTATGGAGAAACTCAGTGATTGGAATGCTAATATTACTTCAAAGGATGAGTCTGGAAATGAGCCATCTATT GTTTGCGAGTTAGAACCTGGCCTTTTTCGGGATTGTGATGCCATGATGAGGAGCTTGCAAGGGAGGTTGGAAATACTTGCTGTATCAGTACACACGGAAGGGGATGCTCATGTCAGCCAGTATGATACTGAAGAATTTATTTCAAGTTCGTCAAAGGAGCTAGACGCAGTTGTTCAACTCGGCGAGAGGTTGCACGAGCAAGAAATTTCTGCTGGGGATAGTCGCGGACAAGAACAGGCCAAGCAGATCAGATGCAACACCTGTGATGCTGCACTGGGAGATACTAGGCAATATAGAGAACACTTCAAATCTGACTGGCACAAGCACAACCTAAAGCGAAAGACAAGGCAACTTCCTCCCCTAACTGCAGAAGAATGTCTAGCAGACTTGGAACTGGGAGATTCACAGGGCGATCTCAAGGAATATTCATTTTGA
- the LOC121969265 gene encoding U-box domain-containing protein 26-like isoform X1, with protein sequence MTTAVGTLQMVSVPELLRCPISLDLFSDPVTLSTGQTYDRANIEKWLACGNLTCPVTMQRLHDTSLVPNHTLRHLIQHWVLGHSSMFTVPLESTEFTLSTLKHNLQFRESTTMTKLETLRIIKLLSSESSTRQASLIREGLFELLLQVLFQFPVADNAEVIELALDGILNLSSSKGLESLNMLRNESNLVRLVFLLEQGSSRVKARLCNLLEAIASCSLTHELCLILGRRERLLQVLVSLLLDKSDIREATLKAICSLCSLEANRSTAIREGAMDGLVAYVSSALYASRSRNRNVRLAVGTLERLLASGVGKRRMSEMENGIAVLVKMVFRVPCDDQGGSEHAVGALLLLCSDSEKARTDAINAGVLTQLLLLLQSQSGERAKSKARALLKLLRAKWAKDQAGL encoded by the exons ATGACCACAG CTGTAGGAACACTGCAAATGGTGAGTGTTCCTGAGTTGCTCAGGTGCCCAATTAGCCTGGATTTGTTCAGTGATCCAGTGACGCTTAGCACAGGCCAGACTTATGACAGGGCAAACATTGAGAAATGGCTGGCCTGTGGCAACTTAACATGCCCGGTTACAATGCAGAGGCTCCATGATACATCCTTAGTCCCCAACCACACCCTCCGGCACTTGATCCAGCATTGGGTCCTCGGCCACAGCTCAATGTTTACTGTTCCACTCGAAAGCACGGAATTCACACTCTCCACCCTCAAGCACAACCTCCAATTCAGAGAATCCACTACTATGACAAAGCTGGAAACGCTTAGAATCATCAAGCTTCTGTCTTCGGAGTCGAGCACAAGGCAGGCTAGTTTGATTCGAGAAGGTTTGTTCGAGCTGCTGCTGCAGGTGCTCTTTCAGTTCCCTGTGGCAGACAATGCCGAGGTCATAGAACTAGCCCTCGATGGAATCCTCAATCTAAGCTCTTCCAAAGGTTTGGAGTCGCTAAACATGTTGAGAAATGAATCGAACTTGGTTCGACTAGTGTTTCTATTAGAACAAGGGAGTTCCAGGGTCAAGGCCAGGTTGTGTAACTTGCTGGAGGCGATCGCATCGTGCAGTTTGACACACGAGCTGTGCCTCATCTTAGGAAGAAGGGAGAGGTTGCTCCAAGTGCTGGTCTCTCTCCTACTCGACAAATCCGACATCCGGGAGGCCACCCTGAAAGCGATCTGCAGCCTCTGCTCGCTCGAAGCCAACAGGAGCACTGCGATTCGAGAAGGCGCCATGGACGGCCTCGTCGCGTACGTGTCGAGCGCACTGTACGCCTCTCGTTCGAGGAACAGGAACGTGAGACTCGCCGTCGGCACGCTCGAGCGACTGCTGGCGTCGGGAGTCGGCAAGAGGCGGATGAGCGAGATGGAGAACGGGATCGCGGTGCTGGTGAAGATGGTGTTCAGGGTGCCCTGCGATGATCAGGGAGGCAGCGAGCACGCGGTCGGGGCACTGCTGCTCCTGTGCAGCGACTCGGAGAAAGCAAGAACAGACGCCATTAATGCCGGGGTCTTGACgcagctgctgctgctgctgcagagCCAGAGCGGGGAGCGGGCCAAGTCCAAGGCCAGAGCTCTGCTGAAGTTGCTGAGAGCCAAGTGGGCAAAGGATCAAGCAGGATTGTGA
- the LOC121969265 gene encoding U-box domain-containing protein 26-like isoform X2, whose product MTTGTLQMVSVPELLRCPISLDLFSDPVTLSTGQTYDRANIEKWLACGNLTCPVTMQRLHDTSLVPNHTLRHLIQHWVLGHSSMFTVPLESTEFTLSTLKHNLQFRESTTMTKLETLRIIKLLSSESSTRQASLIREGLFELLLQVLFQFPVADNAEVIELALDGILNLSSSKGLESLNMLRNESNLVRLVFLLEQGSSRVKARLCNLLEAIASCSLTHELCLILGRRERLLQVLVSLLLDKSDIREATLKAICSLCSLEANRSTAIREGAMDGLVAYVSSALYASRSRNRNVRLAVGTLERLLASGVGKRRMSEMENGIAVLVKMVFRVPCDDQGGSEHAVGALLLLCSDSEKARTDAINAGVLTQLLLLLQSQSGERAKSKARALLKLLRAKWAKDQAGL is encoded by the exons ATGACCACAG GAACACTGCAAATGGTGAGTGTTCCTGAGTTGCTCAGGTGCCCAATTAGCCTGGATTTGTTCAGTGATCCAGTGACGCTTAGCACAGGCCAGACTTATGACAGGGCAAACATTGAGAAATGGCTGGCCTGTGGCAACTTAACATGCCCGGTTACAATGCAGAGGCTCCATGATACATCCTTAGTCCCCAACCACACCCTCCGGCACTTGATCCAGCATTGGGTCCTCGGCCACAGCTCAATGTTTACTGTTCCACTCGAAAGCACGGAATTCACACTCTCCACCCTCAAGCACAACCTCCAATTCAGAGAATCCACTACTATGACAAAGCTGGAAACGCTTAGAATCATCAAGCTTCTGTCTTCGGAGTCGAGCACAAGGCAGGCTAGTTTGATTCGAGAAGGTTTGTTCGAGCTGCTGCTGCAGGTGCTCTTTCAGTTCCCTGTGGCAGACAATGCCGAGGTCATAGAACTAGCCCTCGATGGAATCCTCAATCTAAGCTCTTCCAAAGGTTTGGAGTCGCTAAACATGTTGAGAAATGAATCGAACTTGGTTCGACTAGTGTTTCTATTAGAACAAGGGAGTTCCAGGGTCAAGGCCAGGTTGTGTAACTTGCTGGAGGCGATCGCATCGTGCAGTTTGACACACGAGCTGTGCCTCATCTTAGGAAGAAGGGAGAGGTTGCTCCAAGTGCTGGTCTCTCTCCTACTCGACAAATCCGACATCCGGGAGGCCACCCTGAAAGCGATCTGCAGCCTCTGCTCGCTCGAAGCCAACAGGAGCACTGCGATTCGAGAAGGCGCCATGGACGGCCTCGTCGCGTACGTGTCGAGCGCACTGTACGCCTCTCGTTCGAGGAACAGGAACGTGAGACTCGCCGTCGGCACGCTCGAGCGACTGCTGGCGTCGGGAGTCGGCAAGAGGCGGATGAGCGAGATGGAGAACGGGATCGCGGTGCTGGTGAAGATGGTGTTCAGGGTGCCCTGCGATGATCAGGGAGGCAGCGAGCACGCGGTCGGGGCACTGCTGCTCCTGTGCAGCGACTCGGAGAAAGCAAGAACAGACGCCATTAATGCCGGGGTCTTGACgcagctgctgctgctgctgcagagCCAGAGCGGGGAGCGGGCCAAGTCCAAGGCCAGAGCTCTGCTGAAGTTGCTGAGAGCCAAGTGGGCAAAGGATCAAGCAGGATTGTGA